The genome window AAAAATCTGGCTGACATCTCAAGTTATCATTGGTATCAAACATTAAAGCTGCCAAAGGATGTAAAAGCAGGTGTGTTTATTGATGAGGTATCACCGTTATCTCCAGCAGCAGTAGCGGGACTGCAGCAATATGATGTCATTGTTGAATTAGATGGGACACCTATCAGTGATGCACTAGACTTAAGAAAACACCTTTATAATAAGAAAAGTATTGGAGATACGATGGAAGTGACATTCTATCGACAAGGAAATAAAGAAAGTGTAACCATGAAATTAGTTGAGGATTCATACTAGAACAGGCAGAACAAGAGCCTGTTCTATTTTTATTCACATAAATCATCATGTGGATAAGGTATAATAAGAAAAAACGACAAATATGGAGGAGTTACTGTGATAAAGGTTTGTCATGAACATATTGAATTAGCCATTGATATAATGGTGGATAAGCATGAAACAGCACCAGAAATTCAAGCATTAACAGAGGAAGAAAAGTTATTAACAACCTGTGAATATTGTCAAAATAACGCGATATATGTTGTAGCGAACACCTATTCTGACACAACATGTGGATAGAAATTGTGAATATGTGGATAAGTTTTGTGGATAAGTTGTTTGTAAACTGTTTGTAACATGGAGGTACTTGTGAATATTTCAATTATCACAATAGGAAAACTAAAAGAAAAATATTTAAAACAAGGAATTGAAGAATACATAAAAAGATTGGCAATCTATGCAAAAGTAGAGATCATTGAGCTCCCAGACGAAAAGGCACCAGAAAACTTAAGTGATGCCGAAAGGATTCAAATCAAACAAAAAGAGGGAGAGCGAATTCTCCAAAAGATATCCCCAGATGCACATGTCATAGCTTTAGCTATACAAGAAAAGATGAAATCCTCTGAACAATTAGCCGAAGACTTAGATAAACTAGCTACATATGGGAAGAGTAAAGTGGCCTTCGTCATTGGTGGGTCACTAGGACTAAGTGATGAAGTCATGAAGCGGGCAGATGAAGGATTATCATTTTCTAAAATGACATTTCCACATCAGTTAATGAGGTTGATTTTAGTGGAGCAGATTTATCGGGCGTTTCGGATTAATCGGGGTGAA of Bacillus sp. BGMRC 2118 contains these proteins:
- the rlmH gene encoding 23S rRNA (pseudouridine(1915)-N(3))-methyltransferase RlmH — encoded protein: MNISIITIGKLKEKYLKQGIEEYIKRLAIYAKVEIIELPDEKAPENLSDAERIQIKQKEGERILQKISPDAHVIALAIQEKMKSSEQLAEDLDKLATYGKSKVAFVIGGSLGLSDEVMKRADEGLSFSKMTFPHQLMRLILVEQIYRAFRINRGEPYHK
- a CDS encoding CxxH/CxxC protein produces the protein MIKVCHEHIELAIDIMVDKHETAPEIQALTEEEKLLTTCEYCQNNAIYVVANTYSDTTCG